CGAGGCCGAACTCCTCGCGCAGTTCCCGGCGCAGCGCGTCGGCCGGTTCCTCACCGTCCTCGTCCTCGACCACGCCGCCGGGCATGGAGAGCTATGCGGAACCGAGCAACGGTCAGGTGTTTCGGGTCCACAGGGTCGCGGTGACGGTCAGGCCCTGCTGGTCGCTTCCTGGCTTCCCGGTGACCTTGAACCAGGCCAGCGAGCGTTTGGTGGTGATGACGCAGTAGGCCGAGCCGACGGTGAGCTTGCTCAGTGGCACGGTATCGGGCATGCCGTGGCGCATGGCGTCGTTTCGGCACTGGGCCGGGTCGGGTGCCGATGCCGTGGAAGTTCCCCATGCCTGGACCTGCGAGTAGACGGTGGCGACCGCGTTGAGCGTGAAGCACGGCTGCTGGATGGTGAGGTCGTCGGGGGTCATGAGGTTCGTCATGTCATCCGGGTCGTGTACGGCTCCGCGTGCCGGATCGAAGTCCAGGACGCCTTGTCGGCATTGACCTTCCAGTGCCGGCACGTTGATGGTCGAGTCCCGGTACTGGGCTGTCCATCCCGGTGCATCGGCTTGCGGAGCGGCCGGGGACGGGGACAAGGCGAGGGGCGGGGTCGGGTTGCCGGTCGGGGTCGCCGGTGAGGGCACGGCTGTCTGCGCCGCGGTGGTGGCGTTGCCGGAGGGAGTCGGCTGGGCGGTAGGTGGGGCGGCCTGGACGGTACTGGCCGTGCCCGTGCCGTGAAGAAGCAGGGTGATCCAGATTCCCGCCGCGCCGAGCAGGCCGAGCAGCACGCCGATTAGGATCCACGGAGCCCGCCTGGAGGGCGTCGCGGACCCTGGCCAGATGGCGTGGTCCATTTCGTGCTGGGGGAACCGTGCCGTGGGGGTGGCCGGCACGGGTTGCGGCCACCACGGCGGGACCTGTTCCCGGGCGGGAACCCGTAGGTCAGGGTCGTCGAGAAACCTGAGTTCTCGAGGCAGCAGCTGCTCTGCCTGCGCGGCCTGCGCCCGGATCAGGTGCCGTTCGGCCGCGAGGCGCTCGGCCGCCAGTTCTGCGGTGCGCAGTTGTTGCCGGGCTTCGGCCGGCATCGCCTGCCCGGACCGGTGCAGCCGTTCGAGCCGGCTTTTCAGTATCCAGATCTCGTAGTAGGCATGAGACAGCGCGGCGTCTTTGCCCAGGCCTTGTCTCACCAGGTCGAAGATCTCACGTAACTCGGCGTTGTTGCTCACCTCCATCACGGCCCCGTACAGGCTGAGGGTGATTTCGCGGACGTCGATCGTCAGCGGCCCGCCGGCCGCTTTCTCCGCGTCGGTCATCAGGAGTTCCATGAACCGCCACGGCCAGGTGCGCTCGCCGTTGGCGTAGCGGGACGCGGTGGACTTGGGGATCCCGTGCCTCTTGTTGAACTCGGAGCGCGTCTTCATGCCGGCCTGCCGCAGCATCTGCTCGATGTGCCTGTTCAGGGCCCGCTGTGCTTTGGCATGCGGCGTCGCGACGATTTCGCTTCCGGCCGGTTCCTCTCCCCGGTCGTCACTGTGGTGTTCGGGTTGCATGGCGCTCCTGCCCATCGGTGGCCCGGGTCGGGCCATGAACCTGGGTTCCCTGTCGGCAACCCGCTGGCGCAGCAGCCTACTTGGACACACCGAGGTGGCTTCGGCCAGGAACCGGGCTGTTCCCCTTCCGCAACTGCCCCTCTGGCACCGAGGCTCGGTGAACGTCCCGCCGGTCAGCGCCGGGACGTTCACCGAGCACGTTTCCGGGAGGAATGTTCATGCTGCCCGTGTCCCTGTCACGAGCCCTGTTCGGGCCCGCTCGCACGACCACCATCCTGGCGAGTGCGATGCTGCTGCTCGTCGTGCTGCTGGCCAGCGCGCCGTCCCTGCTCGTGCTCTCCTTCAACAGCACCGGCCCCGCACGCGTCCAGAAACTGGTCGAGCTGATCACCGACTGGACCCGTGTCCTGATCACCATCGACGACACCACCCGGCGACCCCACGCCCCGATCCCCACCAAGCGCCGGCGGCGCCGCGCCGGCGGCCGGCCCCGCCACGCCAGGTCCTGATCCGCCTACGGGCGAGCGATGCCGTTCAGTCGCTCGGAGTGCGTTCTGCTGGACGGGTGGATTCGGTACGCCGTCCGGCGGATCATCAGGTGGCGCTCGGGCTGCTGAGGTGTTCGCGTGCCGACAGCGGGCCGCGCGGCGGTTGCCGTGACGGGGCGGGGCCAGCGACCCGGCGCAGCGGGCAGCACCAGGCCCCTGGCGCGTCCGGGCGGCGCGTGCCGAGCGGACCGGCCACGCCGGTTGCCCACCCTCCCGAGCCCGCCGCAGGCGCAGAACCGCCGCCGCCCGTCCCGTCCGCCCTATCGACACCACCACCAGCCGGCGCGGACCGGGGAGGCGGGCGCGGCCGGGGTGGGCGCGGCCGGACGGCGCGGCCGGCGGGGGCGCCTGATGAAGGGTGTCGTCATGCCGCAGGCTCTGCCCGCCCCGCCGTCCCGCCGAACCTGGCCGCCACCCGGACGGCTCAGCTGACGGCCGTTCTCACCGGCCCTGACCTGCACCGACACCCGAAACTCACCGGTCGGCGCCCGGAACTCACCAGCGGCGGCGGCCAAACTCACCACCGCCCCGGAGCGAAACTCACCGGCCCCGGGGCGAAACTCCCCAGTGCAGATCAGCAGAGGTGCCGAAACTCCCCGGCGCAGGTCAGCGGCCCGGCCGGGGTGAGGCGCGGTCAGGAGCGGCGCCACCAGGAGCCGCGCCGCTTCGCCTCGGCGGCCGCGGCTTCGGCGGCGGCTCGCTCGCGCTCGGCCTCCTCCTGGGCCTTCCGGTCGGCTGTGCGCCGGCGGCAGCCGGCGCACAGCCCGTCGTCGCCCCAGGCGGCCCGGTCGCGCTCGGCCCACCCGCTCGTCCGAGAACGGCGCCTTGCAGCGGGTACAGGTCGGACGGCGGCGCTCGCGCTCCGCCTTCTGCCGTTCCTGCTCCCGTTCCTGGCGGGCCTGGTCGGCGGCCTGCTCCGCGCGCAGCAGCTCGTCGCCGTCCGGGTCGGCCAGCGCCTGGTCGAGGGTGTGCCAGCCGCGGCGGCCGAACCGGTGCCAGACCGGTCCGTCGGCGCCAAAGCGGCGAAGCAGCGGCAGGGTGGTGGCCACGACCGGCAGCGCGCGGTGGTAGTTGCGGGCGTGGACGGCGTCGCCGCCGTACGCGGGCGCGTGCCAGGACGTCTCGGAGGCGGTCTCGACCTCGGCCATGCGGTGCAGCAGCCGCTGGTGGTCCCGCTTGGCCTTCTCCTCCTTCTGCTCCGGGGTGAGCCGCTTGTGGGGTCGCGCAGCACGAGGTCGGTGAACAGGGAACGGCGGTGCGGGATGGAGTGCTCAACCTCGGTGGAGAACGCGGCCAGGTACCCGATGCCGGCGCGGGCGAGGAGGCCGGCGGTGGCGACGACGTCCAGGGCGTGCTCGGAGAACGCCGTACCCTGGCCATCGCACTCGGGGCGCAGCGCGGACAGCTTCGCCCCGGCCGGGAGCAGACGGCCTCCCGGCGGCCAGCCGCGGTCAGGCACCAGAGCTTGCGGTTGTCCGGCAGGCGCAGCTCCTGGCCGCTCGTCGGCATCCTGCACGGCTGCCTCAAAACCGGCACACCGTACGACGAGGCAACCGCGTGGTCCCACCGAGCCCATGCCCTCGCCGCTTGACACTCCAGCTCATGGGTGGGGCCGTTCCGCCGTGTCCTGCCACTCCAATCGGGGAAGACGCCGGGGTCCCACTCGCGGCCGAAGGCGAATGCCAGGTCGGCGGACCATCGCTACCTGGTCCAGGGCATTTCCGTCGACCCGGTGGGCTGGTACCAGGTGATGCCCCACTCCGCACCCCAGTCCTTGCCGGTCCAGTCGTAGGCAGGTGTCCAGAGCGGCCGAGCGGGTTGAGGTCCCCACTCTTCCGGGTCCGGGCGCACCAGCAACTCGTCCTCATGGGCGTAGCCGCCGGTGAGTACGGTCACCACGAACTCCGCGAAGCCGCCGTCGAAACAGTCGAGCTCACCGTCGTCGACGCCATCGAAGTCACAGAAGACGGCCACCGGCCACTGCTCCGGGTCCGGGCTCGTGGTCAGCCAGCAGCAGTAGTTGTGGTTGCTGTTCATGCCCCAGGGCAGCAGCCCGCCCGGGTCCGGGAACACAGGGGTGCGCTCCTGGTTCCAGAACTCGTCCTCGCCCTCAACCTGCTCCCGGAACGCTGTGTCGGTCTCAAAACGCCACCCCGCCATGCCGCCCGGCGAACCGGCTACTTGGGAGCGCTCCGTCGGCGACCGCACACCCCACTCGCCATTCAAGTTCACGGCACCGTACAGGTCGACGAACGCCCGGTAGTCCGACGGCAGCTGGACCCCGAGCCCGGCCGGTGCCAGCTCCCACGGCACCTGTGCCGGGGTGTACACCGGCTCGCCCATGATCGACCGCAGCCGGTCCCATGCCTCGGTCATCGCCCGACCCCTCTCCGGCCGTCAGTCCGTTCAGAGGCTGCACTCTAGGCGACGGCTCCGACAAGCCACCGACCGACCAGAAGACCGCCGGCTGACAGGCCCCGCTCGCGACCTACATGAGAACGATCGCCGGGTCGATTACCAGCAGCTGTGGGACAAGGCAACCGCCTGGTCCCACCGGGCCCACACCCTCGCTGTTTGACTCTCCAGCTCATGGGATGTCTGTCAAGGGCCTTGTCCTCCGTGACCGGGATCACCCCACAGGGCGGGGGAGCACCCAGCCGGGCGGGATGCTGCCAAGGTCCCGTTCCAGTGCCAGGCGCAGCAGGATGAGGGCGTCGTCGGGGTTGGTGGAGAGCAGGGGGAGGTTGTCGGCGGCGTCGGTGACGACCGTGCCGTCGGACTCCCACTCGGCCAGGCCGGTCCCGTCGGGATCGAGCACCCCAGCGCCGTCCCGGCCTGACCCGTCGTCAGGTGTTCCCGCTGGCCGCGCTCCAGCAGCTGCAGGCCCGGCCCGCCGCGGACCTGTCCGTGCTCGGCACGCTGAGCAATGCTCAATGGACGATGGTCGGTCTGGCGGCGGTGGGGTGTCAGCAGCCGTACGGGCCGTAGGCGGCGCAGTTCTCCAGGTGTCCGCCGGCCTTCTCTCGACGGTGCGGAGGAAGTGTCAACGGCCAGGCAGGTACGACGGCGAGACGGCCACGGCGATCTGCCTGGCTCACCTTCGCGGGATCCGTGCCGCCGGTGCCCGGAGCGGACGATGATGGACACCGGCGAACACACGACCGGGGGCTGGATGCCGCACGAGGAGAACGCCGGGCATGCGAATGCGCTGGCTGAGCTGCGCAGGCGGCTGGCCCACGGGCAGGCTCTGGCTGGGCTGACCATGGCCCAGCTCGCCGCTTCAGCGGGACTAGGTGACACGACCGTGCAGGAGGCGTTCCGTGCCGACGGGCCTGTTCCGTCGGCCGCCACCGTCGCAGCGCTTGCACGTGCCCTGCACCTGCCGGCCCAGAAACTGCTGTACCTCCGACAGAGGGCTACCTGCGCAGCCGGCCCGGCACCCGGCAGCGGTGGTGGGCCGGGCACCCCGACTGCCCTCCCGCAGGAACGGCCGCCGCAGCCTCCTCGTCCGGCAGCTACGGCCGACGGCCCCAGCGATCCAGTGACCCATCACAACGCTCTGCCGCAGGGGGCCAGCTGGGCCCACACCGACAACCGAATCATCGACGGCACCGTTCACGGGAACGTGATCCAGGCCGGAGTCGTGAACATCCACTCCGGGCCCGCCCACGACAGCGATAGGACAGGTGCGGGGCGGCGCCCCGAGAAGCCGATCAGGCAGTGGGACCCGCACGACCTGGAGGTCCACCCGGCCGGCGCCAGCCGACCCGTTGCGGGACGGTCCGGTGATCCCCGGGCTGTGGTGCTGCCCAGCTACGTTCGCCGCGCCCACGACCAGAACTTGGCCGACGCCGCAGGCGATGCCGCCAAGGGCCGCAGCCGGATGGTGGTGCTGGTTGGCTCGTCCTCCACCGGTAAGACCAGGGCATGCTGGGAGGCGGTCCAACCGCTCGCCGACCAGGGCTGGGCACTCTGGCACCCCTTCGATCCCACCCGAGCGGAGGCCGCTCTCGCCGACCTCGAACGGGTCGGGCCGCACACGGTGCTGTGGTTGAACGAGACCCAGCACTACCTCGGCGGCCCCCAGGCTGGCGAGCGCATCGCCGCTGCCCTCCACACCCTCCTTACCGACCCCGGCCGCGAGCCGGTCCTGATCCTCGGCACTCTCTGGCCCGAGTACGCCAGCCAATACATCGCCCTTCCCCACCCAGGAGGCCCGGACCCGCACAGCCGTGCCCGGGAACTCCTGACCGGACGCACCCTCACCGTCCCCGACACCTTCGACCAGAACGAGCTCCTCGCCGCAGAAGCCCTTGCCCGGGACGGCGACCAGCTGCTTGCGGACGCCCTCACCCGCGCTCACACCGACGGACGCCTCGCCCAGGACCTCGCCGGCGCCCCCGAACTCCTTCGCCGCTACCAACATGCCATCCCGGCCACCCGGGGCCTGCTGGAGGCCGCAATGGACGCCCGCCGCCTCGGCGTCGGCGTCCACCTCCCGCAGACCTTCCTCACCGACGCCGCCGCCGACTACCTCACCGACCACGACTGGGACCAGCTCACCGACGATTGGGCCGAAGCCGCCCTCTCCGACCTCGCCCGCCCCGTCCACGGCAAGCAGGCACCCCTGCGCCGCAGCGCCATGCGTTCCCCCCGCCGCCCACCCGGCAGTCCAACGCCCGGTCCCGAGGAGGGACCGATGTTCAGGCTCGCCGACTACCTCGAACAGCACGGCCGCGCCACCCGCAGACGGCTGTGCCCGCCTGCCTCCTTCTGGCACGCTGCTCACATCCACCTCATTCGCCCCGAGGACCTCAACAACCTCGCCACGGCAGCTGAGGCAAGATTCCGCAAGCAATGGGCCCACCACCTCCGGCACCGAGCGGCCGATGCCGGCCACTCCCGTGCCCTGTTCGACCTGGCAGTAACGCGGGAGCGGGCCGGTGACCGGGAGGGCGCCGAGAGCCTCTACCGGCAGGCCGCCGACGCCGGCTGGCCCCTCGCCCGGGGCAGCCTGGTATGGATGCGGGAGCAGGCCGGGGACTGGGAGGGCGCCGAAGCGCTCTACCGGCAGGCCGCCGACACCGGCAACCCACAAGTCCTAGCCAACCTGGCATGGATGCGGAAGCAGGCGGGTGACCGGGAGGGCGCCGAAAGCCTCTACCTGCAGGCCGCAGACGCCGGCGACCCCGGTGCCCTGTTCGACCTGGCATCGATGCGGGAGCAGGCCGGGGACCGGGAAGGCGCCGAAGCGCTCTACCGACAGATCGCCGACACCGGCTGGCCCCTCGCCTTGGTCAGCCCAGTGTGGATGCGGGAGCGGGCCGGGGACTGGGAGGGCGCCGAAGCGCTCTACCGGCAGACTGCCGACACCGGCAACCCACAAGTCCTAGCCAACCTGGCATGGATGCGGGAGCGGGCCGGTGACCGGGAGGGCGCCGAATCCCTCGCCCAGCAGGCCGCAGACGCCGGCGACCCTGGTGCCTTGACCCGCCTGGCACAGATGCGGGAGCGGGCCGGGGACTGGGAGAGCGCCGAAAGCCTCTACCTGCAGGCTGCCGACGCTGGCGACCCTCAGGTCCTAGCCGTCCTCGCAGAGATGCGGGAGCAGGCCGGGGACCGGGAGGGCGCCGAATCCCTCGCCTGGCAGGCCGCCGACGCGGGCGACCCTCAGGTCCTAGCCGTCCTCGCAGAGATGCGGGAGCAGGCCGGGGACCGGGAGGGCGCCGAAAGCCTCTACCTGCAGGCCGCCGACGCCAGCGACCCTGGCGCCTTGACCCGCCTGGCACAGATGCGGGAGCGGGCCGGGGACCGGGAGGGCGCCGAATCCCTCGCCTGGCAGGCTGCCGACGCGGGCGACCCTCAGGTCCTAGCCGTCCTCGCAGAGATGCGGGAGCAGGCCGGGGACCGGGAGGGCGCCGAAAGCCTCTACCTGCAGGCCGCCGACGCCGGCCTTGATCTCCACACCTCAACGATAGATCGGTGGCCTTGGGGACTGGACCCGGACGGCTCGCCCACTCCCCCCTGGCACTGAACGCGCATGAGCATCCGACCCAGGTGACAGCGGCCCGGGAATTCCCCAGGGACGGCCAGTTACGAAAGTTACCCTCGGTGACCAAGTCGCCGGACTCCTCGGGTCGTGGTTTGGCTCAGGGGGTGCCGTTGAACTCCTCGTGCAGGGCGGGCAGGAACGAGGCGAGGTGGTTCATCTCGGCGGCGCAGTCGTGCAGCAGGTCGTGTCCGTAGCCTGGTCGCAGGGCCTTGCCGGCCAGGTGCGGGAGTGCGGCGCCGGCGAGGGCGCGGGCGGGCTTGGTGGTGAGCAGGGCGGCGGCGCGTGCGGTGCTGGAGTGGGCGGGCAGGTTCAGGAGTTGGGGGTGGCTGAGGAAGAAGCGGCTGCGCATCTCGCAGCCGTTGGTGGTGGGGCGGATCTGGTGGATGAGCCAGCCGAGGGCGATCGGGTACTGGCTGGGGCCGACGCGGGCGCAGATGGCGGTGTGGCCGGGGGCCATGCGGTCGAAGCCGAGGCGGGTGGGGTCGGTGAAGCGGATGGCGAGGCGGTCGAGCCGGCCGCCGATGTACTCGTCGACGTAGGAGACGTTGTCGACGTATCGCTGGCGGTCGGTCAGGGTGCGGTCGGCGCTGCGGTCCTCGCCGATGGCGGCGAACTGGTGGGCCTCGGGGTTCCAGAGCTTGTAGCGGGAGCTGTCGGTGGAGTGCCAGCCGAACCACCAGTCCCACATCTCGGCGGTGACGCCGGGCATGTCGGTCAGGCAGGAGACCATGAGGCCGCCGTCGGTGCGGGTCCAGCCGGTCTCCATCGCGTGGTAGCCGGGGCTGGACATCCGGCGTGCGGCGTCGCGGATGTCGTAGGCGTACTCGGTGGGCGCCATGGACAGCAGGGCTTCGCGCACGTGGTCCTGGACGGGCAGGGTCTGGGCGCGGAAGTACTTCGCGTGGGGCTTGGCCGCTTCCGGGGCCTGGTAGCCGAGGTAGCGGGGCTTGGTGGCGTACTGGTCGGGGATCGGGGCCGCGTCGGCGGGGGTGGGCTGGTAGCTGGTCACGGGTGGGTTCCTTCGGGAGGGGGATGCGGCGGGTGGGTCGCGGTGGTCAGTGCGCGGAGTCGTCGCCGTCGCGGCGGCGGGATCGACTGAGGAGGGTTCGGGTGGCGCGTTCGCCCAGGACGATCCCCGCCAGGCCGGCCAGCGCGGGCCACGGCGGGGCGGGGGACGGGGTGCCCAGCAGGTGGTAGAGGCCGCCGGCGAGCAGGCCGACCAGCAGCGAGGCGCTGTAGCGGCGGATCGCGGGGGTCATGCGAGCCGCTCCAGCAGCGCGTAGCCGGTGAGCATGCCGGCCAGTCCGACCAGCGCGTAGGGCGGCGGGGCCGGGGACTTCACCCGCAGCAGCCCGTACACCGCGCCGATGAGTAGCCCGGCGAGCAGCGTCTGCAGGAGGGCGGTCACGCGCCGCCCCGCTCCGGCTCCGGGCTGGGCTCTGCCGCTGGCGGTTGGGCGGGGTGCAAGAGGTAGGACTGGCAGAGTGTGGTCAGCTCGGCCAGCGCGTCATCCTGCACCCGGCTCCACGAGGCCGCCCGCGTGACTCGGGACGCCCCGGGACGGACCGAGGTCGTCCCGATGCTGACCCACCGCATCACCTCCAGCCACCACCCCAGCGTCGACGTACTCATCAACGAACGCCGCATCGGCACCATACGAGTGGGACTCACCGTCGTCTTCGACATCGAGGGCCTGCTGGCCACAGTCCGGCAGGCCAAACTGGTGGGTGCCCAGTGCGGCCGATGCATCGCCAAGGGAACCGTCACGATCGAAGACATCGTCGCCGCTCAACGAGAGTGCCAACTCGACATCCCCGGAATGCTCCGGTTGCGGTCCGGCATCCCGCTGCTGCACAGCGGACCGAGATGATCCATGTCCGGTGAGGCGACCAACGATGGGCCGGTGTCCGACACCGATTTCCCCGCTGACCTGCGTCGACACCCGAAACTCACCGGCGGCGGCCGTCCCGGTGCAGGCAAACTCACCACCGCCCCGGGGCGAAACTCACCGGCCCTGCGGCGAAACTCCCCGGTGCAGGTCAGCAGGGGTGCCCAAACTCCCCAGCGCAGGTCAGCGGCCTGCGCCGGGGTGGGGCAGGGTCAGGAGCGGCGCCACCAGGAGCCGCGCCGCTTCTCCTCGGCGGCCGCGGCTTCGGCGGCGGCCCGCTCGCGCTCGGCCTCCTGGTGGGCACGCTGGTCGGCGACGGCCTGGCGGCAAGGCTCGCACAGCCCGTCGTCGCCCCAGGCAGCGCGCTCGCGCTCGGCCCACCGCTCGTCCGAGAACGGGCGCCTTGCAACGGCTGCAGGACGGACGGCGCCGCTCGCGCTCCTCCTTCGCCTGGGCCTGGCGGGCCTGCTCGGCCACGGCCTGCTCCGCGCGCAGCAGCTCGTCGCCGTCCGGATTGTCGAGCGCGTTGGTGAGGGTGTGCCAGCCGTCCCGGCCGAATCGGTGCCACGGGGCGCCGGCGCTGGAGCGGCGCAGCAGCGGCAGGGTGGTCGCGACCACCGGCAGCGCGTGGTGGTGGTTGCGGGCGGTGACGGCGTCGCCGTACGCGCGGTACGCGGGCGCGTACCAGGTGTCCTCGGAGGCGGCCTCGACCTCCTGGAGGCGGCGCAGCAGCCGCCGGTGGTCCCGACTGGCCTTCTCCTCCTTCTCCTCCGGGGTGAGCCGCTTGGCGCCGGGCCGGTCGCGCTTGCGGCCGGCTTCCAGGACCAGGGCGACCGGCGGCAGGCCCTCGCGGCCGGTCGGCGGGAGACGGTCGGCCACAGCCGCAGGTCGTTCGTCCGGCCCCAGGGACGGCGCAGCGAGGCCTCGAAGGCCGCCTTCGCCGTGCCCTTGGCCGGGAGCTCGCACCAGGTGCGGTACGAGGCGAGCTTCTCCACCAGCGTGCCGACGCCCTCGTTCTCGCGGTCGACCTCGTGGCTCTGTTCACGAGTTTGGGCAGCGTTTGTTCGGCACTTCGGACAGCACCCGTAAAGGCGAAGGAAGTCGAACAAGGTCATCGGCGCACATATTGTTACGGCCTGCTGAGGGCGCGCCCGACGGCGGGGCGAAGGGCTTCGGTCAGGCGTTTTCCTTCTGCGGGTGCAAGTCGAGTGCGATGTGGGGG
The sequence above is drawn from the Streptomyces kaniharaensis genome and encodes:
- a CDS encoding SMI1/KNR4 family protein — encoded protein: MTEAWDRLRSIMGEPVYTPAQVPWELAPAGLGVQLPSDYRAFVDLYGAVNLNGEWGVRSPTERSQVAGSPGGMAGWRFETDTAFREQVEGEDEFWNQERTPVFPDPGGLLPWGMNSNHNYCCWLTTSPDPEQWPVAVFCDFDGVDDGELDCFDGGFAEFVVTVLTGGYAHEDELLVRPDPEEWGPQPARPLWTPAYDWTGKDWGAEWGITWYQPTGSTEMPWTR
- a CDS encoding tetratricopeptide repeat protein; this encodes MADAAGDAAKGRSRMVVLVGSSSTGKTRACWEAVQPLADQGWALWHPFDPTRAEAALADLERVGPHTVLWLNETQHYLGGPQAGERIAAALHTLLTDPGREPVLILGTLWPEYASQYIALPHPGGPDPHSRARELLTGRTLTVPDTFDQNELLAAEALARDGDQLLADALTRAHTDGRLAQDLAGAPELLRRYQHAIPATRGLLEAAMDARRLGVGVHLPQTFLTDAAADYLTDHDWDQLTDDWAEAALSDLARPVHGKQAPLRRSAMRSPRRPPGSPTPGPEEGPMFRLADYLEQHGRATRRRLCPPASFWHAAHIHLIRPEDLNNLATAAEARFRKQWAHHLRHRAADAGHSRALFDLAVTRERAGDREGAESLYRQAADAGWPLARGSLVWMREQAGDWEGAEALYRQAADTGNPQVLANLAWMRKQAGDREGAESLYLQAADAGDPGALFDLASMREQAGDREGAEALYRQIADTGWPLALVSPVWMRERAGDWEGAEALYRQTADTGNPQVLANLAWMRERAGDREGAESLAQQAADAGDPGALTRLAQMRERAGDWESAESLYLQAADAGDPQVLAVLAEMREQAGDREGAESLAWQAADAGDPQVLAVLAEMREQAGDREGAESLYLQAADASDPGALTRLAQMRERAGDREGAESLAWQAADAGDPQVLAVLAEMREQAGDREGAESLYLQAADAGLDLHTSTIDRWPWGLDPDGSPTPPWH
- a CDS encoding DAPG hydrolase family protein; this translates as MTSYQPTPADAAPIPDQYATKPRYLGYQAPEAAKPHAKYFRAQTLPVQDHVREALLSMAPTEYAYDIRDAARRMSSPGYHAMETGWTRTDGGLMVSCLTDMPGVTAEMWDWWFGWHSTDSSRYKLWNPEAHQFAAIGEDRSADRTLTDRQRYVDNVSYVDEYIGGRLDRLAIRFTDPTRLGFDRMAPGHTAICARVGPSQYPIALGWLIHQIRPTTNGCEMRSRFFLSHPQLLNLPAHSSTARAAALLTTKPARALAGAALPHLAGKALRPGYGHDLLHDCAAEMNHLASFLPALHEEFNGTP
- a CDS encoding DUF1427 family protein yields the protein MTPAIRRYSASLLVGLLAGGLYHLLGTPSPAPPWPALAGLAGIVLGERATRTLLSRSRRRDGDDSAH
- a CDS encoding DUF1427 family protein; amino-acid sequence: MTALLQTLLAGLLIGAVYGLLRVKSPAPPPYALVGLAGMLTGYALLERLA